The Dendropsophus ebraccatus isolate aDenEbr1 chromosome 3, aDenEbr1.pat, whole genome shotgun sequence genome includes a region encoding these proteins:
- the NDUFA13 gene encoding NADH dehydrogenase [ubiquinone] 1 alpha subcomplex subunit 13 — translation MAASKVKQDMPPPGGYGPVDYKRNLPRRGFSGYTMFAIGIGAMIFGYWRIGIWNRERRRLYIEDLETRVALLPLFRAESDRRTLRVLRENLEQEAIIMKDVPGWKVGESVFHTDRWVAPTLNELYNLRPREEMIKAKSAFNWHV, via the exons ATGGCGGCGTCCAAGGTGAAGCAGGACATGCCTCCTCCAGGAGGTTACGGTCCGGTGGATTATAAGAGGAATCTTCCCCGCCGTGGTTTCAGTG GCTACACCATGTTTGCTATTGGCATTGGTGCCATGATATTTGGCTACTGGAGAATAGGCATTTGGAACCGGGAGCGAAG ACGGCTCTATATTGAAGATTTAGAGACCCGTGTGGCTTTGCTCCCCCTTTTCCGGGCAGAGTCAGATCGAAG GACATTACGAGTCCTGCGAGAGAACTTGGAGCAAGAGGCCATTATCATGAAAGATGTCCCAGGCTGGAAG GTTGGAGAATCTGTTTTTCACACGGACCGATGGGTAGCTCCCACTCTAAATGAACTTTACAATCTCCGCCCACGGGAGGAAATGATAAAGGCAAAGTCTGCTTTCAACTGGCATGTTTGA